From a single Sphingobium lignivorans genomic region:
- the htpX gene encoding zinc metalloprotease HtpX, whose amino-acid sequence MNGMKTAMLLSALTALFMGLGYMFGGAGGAMIALLVAVGMNLFTYWNADKIVLRMHNAREVDMASAPDFYGMVQGLARNAGLPMPRVYIVEDPSPNAFATGRNPQNAAVAATTGLLAMLSREEVAAVMAHELGHVRNRDTLVMTMVATIAGAISMIANFALFFRGGNGNGGNPLAAILAVLVAPFAAMIVQMAISRTREFGADKAGAEISGNPGALASALAKIAGAAQRRPPQAVTQNPAAAQLYIVPTGVSELFSTHPATERRIAALQAMQPAGPVSAPAVRRRARSALDPLGRP is encoded by the coding sequence TTGAACGGAATGAAGACGGCCATGCTGCTGTCAGCGCTCACCGCGCTGTTCATGGGGCTGGGCTATATGTTCGGGGGTGCTGGCGGCGCGATGATCGCGCTTCTCGTGGCGGTCGGCATGAACCTGTTCACTTACTGGAACGCGGACAAGATCGTCCTGCGGATGCACAATGCGCGCGAGGTCGACATGGCCAGCGCGCCGGATTTCTACGGCATGGTGCAGGGCCTCGCTCGCAATGCCGGCCTGCCGATGCCGCGCGTTTACATCGTCGAGGATCCGAGCCCCAATGCCTTCGCGACCGGGCGCAATCCCCAGAATGCCGCCGTGGCCGCCACCACCGGGCTGCTCGCCATGTTGTCGCGTGAGGAAGTGGCGGCAGTGATGGCGCATGAACTGGGCCATGTGCGCAATCGCGACACGCTGGTCATGACCATGGTCGCGACCATCGCGGGCGCCATCTCGATGATCGCCAATTTCGCCCTGTTCTTCCGGGGCGGCAACGGCAATGGCGGCAATCCGCTGGCGGCCATTCTCGCCGTGCTCGTCGCGCCTTTCGCCGCAATGATCGTGCAGATGGCCATCAGCCGCACCCGCGAGTTCGGCGCGGACAAGGCAGGCGCCGAGATCAGCGGCAATCCGGGCGCGCTGGCGTCCGCCCTCGCCAAGATTGCTGGCGCGGCGCAGCGCCGCCCGCCGCAGGCCGTGACGCAGAATCCGGCCGCCGCGCAGCTCTACATCGTGCCGACCGGCGTCTCCGAGCTGTTCTCGACGCATCCCGCGACCGAGCGGCGCATCGCGGCGCTGCAGGCGATGCAGCCTGCGGGCCCCGTCTCGGCCCCGGCCGTGCGGCGGCGCGCCCGCTCCGCGCTCGATCCGCTGGGCCGGCCCTGA
- a CDS encoding metallopeptidase family protein, translating into MVLAPDADALEMLARRAIAAMPPLFREHLNGIAIQIEEFASEAVLAELGIEDPWDLTGLYEGRALTEQSIWDSGGLPPVIRLYRRPLLEEWVDTGVALDALIAHVIVHEVGHHFGFSDEDMHAIEKDMTGS; encoded by the coding sequence ATGGTTCTCGCGCCGGACGCTGATGCGCTGGAAATGCTGGCACGCCGCGCCATCGCGGCGATGCCGCCGCTGTTCCGCGAGCATCTGAACGGCATCGCGATCCAGATCGAGGAATTCGCGAGCGAGGCCGTGCTCGCCGAGCTGGGCATCGAGGACCCGTGGGACCTCACCGGCCTTTACGAGGGCCGCGCGCTCACCGAGCAGAGCATCTGGGATTCAGGCGGCCTGCCCCCGGTCATCCGCCTCTACCGGCGCCCGCTGCTGGAGGAATGGGTCGACACCGGCGTGGCGCTCGACGCGCTCATCGCTCATGTCATCGTCCATGAGGTCGGCCACCATTTCGGCTTTTCGGACGAGGACATGCACGCGATCGAGAAGGACATGACGGGCTCGTAA
- a CDS encoding ATP-binding protein: MNFMTGMSAGRPLEPTPVRPSGLDPAEAPPRRRLSDFVIGLVSGISGGSARVLIDIQAIETLSVHEDSSVAMAGQVGSQVKMRTGNCWIVATIRTLSLDPRHPGHIVADIDFVGEGDQEQLTGRIFRFRRGVTRFPVPGTQLYPVSNADMQEIYSAHDGARIEIGTVYPTATTRAALMVDTLLGKHFALVGSTGTGKSTAAALILHRICDLAPQGHIVMIDPHGEYGAAFETNGAVYNTTNLELPYWLMNFEEHCEVLVTSRGPERAMDCDILAKCLLAARARNRAAEGIGRLTVDSPVPYLLSDLATILANEMGKLDKSTNTLPYLRLRTRLDEIRSDPRFSFMFSGMLVADSMQAFLAKVFRLPALGKPISIVDTSTMPSEITHVVVSVLARLIFDFAIWSRDEEQKPILLVCEEAHRYIPSSTTGEGQSVRKILERIAKEGRKYGVSLGLITQRPSDLAEGVLSQCGTLISMRLNNDRDQNFVKAAMPEGSRGFLDAIPALRNRECVVCGEGVTVPIRVAFDDLEASRRPASADPVFSSLWRESGGEEEILERTVNRWRNQGR, from the coding sequence ATGAACTTCATGACCGGGATGAGCGCGGGACGCCCGCTGGAGCCGACGCCGGTGCGGCCTTCGGGCCTCGATCCCGCCGAGGCGCCGCCCCGCCGCCGCCTCTCCGATTTCGTCATCGGCCTGGTTTCCGGCATCTCGGGTGGATCGGCGCGTGTCCTCATCGACATCCAGGCGATCGAGACGCTGAGCGTGCATGAGGACAGCAGCGTCGCCATGGCGGGGCAGGTCGGCAGCCAGGTGAAGATGCGGACCGGCAACTGCTGGATCGTCGCCACGATCCGCACCTTGTCGCTCGATCCGCGTCATCCCGGCCATATCGTCGCCGATATCGATTTCGTGGGGGAAGGCGACCAGGAGCAGCTCACCGGGCGCATCTTCCGCTTCCGCCGGGGCGTCACGCGCTTCCCGGTTCCCGGCACCCAGCTTTATCCCGTGTCCAACGCGGACATGCAGGAAATCTATTCCGCGCATGACGGCGCGCGCATCGAGATCGGCACCGTCTATCCCACCGCGACGACGCGGGCCGCGCTGATGGTGGACACGCTGCTCGGCAAGCATTTCGCGCTGGTCGGCTCCACCGGCACGGGCAAGTCGACCGCCGCCGCGCTCATCCTGCACCGCATCTGCGATCTCGCGCCGCAGGGCCACATCGTGATGATCGATCCGCACGGCGAATATGGCGCGGCCTTCGAGACCAACGGCGCGGTCTACAACACGACCAATCTCGAACTGCCCTACTGGCTGATGAACTTCGAGGAACATTGCGAAGTGCTCGTCACGTCCCGGGGGCCGGAACGCGCGATGGATTGCGACATCCTCGCCAAGTGCCTGCTGGCGGCGCGCGCGCGCAACCGCGCGGCGGAAGGCATCGGGCGGCTGACCGTGGATTCGCCGGTGCCCTATCTTCTGTCCGATCTCGCGACGATCCTCGCCAACGAGATGGGCAAGCTCGACAAGAGCACCAACACGCTGCCTTATCTGCGCCTGCGGACCCGGCTGGACGAAATCCGGTCCGATCCGCGCTTCAGCTTCATGTTCTCGGGCATGCTGGTGGCGGACTCAATGCAGGCCTTCCTTGCCAAGGTCTTCCGGCTGCCCGCGCTCGGCAAGCCGATCTCCATCGTGGATACCTCCACCATGCCTTCGGAGATCACGCATGTCGTGGTCTCGGTGCTGGCGCGCCTCATCTTCGATTTCGCGATCTGGTCGCGCGACGAGGAACAGAAGCCCATCCTGCTCGTCTGCGAGGAAGCGCATCGCTACATTCCTTCCAGCACCACTGGCGAGGGCCAGTCGGTCCGCAAGATCCTGGAGCGGATCGCCAAGGAAGGCCGCAAATATGGCGTGTCGCTGGGCCTCATCACCCAGCGTCCCTCGGACCTCGCGGAAGGCGTGCTTTCCCAGTGCGGTACGCTGATTTCCATGCGCCTCAACAACGACCGGGACCAGAATTTCGTGAAGGCGGCAATGCCGGAAGGATCGCGCGGCTTCCTCGACGCGATTCCCGCGCTGCGCAATCGCGAATGCGTGGTGTGCGGCGAAGGCGTGACCGTGCCCATCCGCGTGGCCTTCGACGATCTCGAGGCGAGCCGGCGCCCGGCCTCGGCCGATCCGGTCTTCTCGTCCCTGTGGCGGGAATCCGGCGGGGAAGAGGAAATCCTCGAGCGCACCGTCAATCGCTGGCGCAACCAGGGGCGCTGA